From Candidatus Desulfatibia profunda, a single genomic window includes:
- a CDS encoding formate dehydrogenase subunit alpha, which translates to LHAIEYLDPAEMPDDEYPYFLTTGRNFAHFHTGTMTRVSPHLDAEQKTGYVEVHPEDALALAVKDGEAVKLSTRRGEIKVPVRISKKVKPGLLFVPFHFAENSANILTNSAFDPIAKIPEFKVCAVKIEKAA; encoded by the coding sequence TTACATGCCATTGAGTATCTTGATCCGGCCGAAATGCCCGATGATGAATACCCCTACTTCCTCACCACCGGCCGAAATTTCGCACACTTTCATACCGGTACGATGACCCGGGTTTCGCCGCATCTGGATGCCGAACAGAAAACCGGATACGTGGAAGTTCATCCGGAAGACGCCCTGGCCCTGGCCGTTAAAGACGGAGAGGCGGTCAAACTTTCCACCCGCAGAGGCGAAATCAAGGTGCCGGTCAGGATCAGCAAAAAGGTTAAGCCCGGCCTGCTTTTCGTGCCCTTTCATTTTGCGGAAAATTCGGCCAACATACTCACCAACTCGGCCTTTGACCCCATTGCCAAAATTCCGGAATTCAAGGTTTGCGCGGTTAAAATCGAGAAAGCCGCCTAA